The region GCAAGAGCGAAAAGATTAAACAGCAAGCATCCGGGAATGAAGGTTGAGCAATATCCGGAGTTAAGGGAACAAATCATCAAAGGGTTGAAAGACCACCGCTCCCCGGATGAGATCGCCGGGCGGATGAAGCGTGAAAAGCAAAACCCGCGGGTCGGCGCCAATGCCATCTACAAATGGCTGTACAGCGCTTGGGGCCAGGCATATTGCCCGCTTCTTTGCACCAAGCGATATCATCCGCGCAAACAGAAAAAGAAAACCAAAAGAGAAATGATTCCTAATCGTATTTCCATCAAAAAGAGGCCAAAGCGAGGAATCCACGCCGAAGGCGATCTGTTTGTTTCGCCGACCAAAACCGGCAGCCAAAACAGCGGCGCAATCATTTGCGTTCCAGCCTCGAAACTGCTTGCCGGCACGATGATTGAAAGCAAAAAACCGGCCGTAATGAGGCTGGCCGTTAAAAGCATGTTGTTGGATTTGAGCATTGATGATCTGACTTTNGACAATGGCATCGAAAACAAAGAGCACGAACAATTCGGATTGCCAGCGTATTTCTGCGACCCTCACAGTCCCTGGCAGAAACCACATGTAGANAATGGCATCGGGCTTGTCCGCCGGTGGTTTATCCCCAAGAAAACCGATTTGAAAAACATCTCCGAGGAAAGATTCCAAGATTGCCTGCATATCCTTAACGGCAAATACCGGAAATCGCTGGGATACCGCTCCGCCTACGAAGTTTCGCTGAAATGTGGTATCATACAAAAAATCCCGCGCTGAGCGGGGTGAAAATATTAGGGGAAATTTAAAAGAAAAGTTGCATTTCGCTAGAAAATTTACATTTCATTCACCGGTTATTTAATACAGGTTTTTGGTGGTTTTGTCAAGGTTGGCGGGGGGGATTAAAAAAGATATAATTGATGATTGGGGAAATAAAAATTCGGAGAATATTCAAAATGCAGTTTGGCGAGGTGAGACCTTGCCGAGTACGGCAAGGACTCACCTCAAATGCGGGAGGCGAAATGCAAGTTAAATACAAAATACGGGATACAATAAATACAAAAAATTATGATATTATCGGATACGGATATAAGAAAATACATGGCCGAGGGGAAAATTAAGATTGATCCGGCGCCGGTTTTTGAAGATCAGCTTGGGCCTTGTTCGCTTGATTTGTCGCTGGGAAACCGGTTCAAGATGTTTCGGCCGTCAAATTACGCGTTTATCGATGTGAAGAACAACTATAATGGCGAGTTGATGGAAGAAGTGATCGTGGGCGACGGCATGCCGTTTATCATCCAGCCGCGGGAATTTGTGATCGCGGTGACCAAAGAAACCATCACTTTATCGCCGGATTTGATGGGGCGGCTTGACGGTCGGTCGTCTTTGGGGCGGCTGGGGTTGGTGGTGCATTCCACGGCGGCGCGGTTTGATCCGGGATGGACCGGCAAGGCGGTGATGGAATTCGGCAATTTGGGCATCCGGCCGATAATTTTGTATGCCGGAATGAGAATTTGCGCCATGACCTTTGAGACGCTTTCGTCTCCTTCGGGAATACCTTATCTGAAACAAAAAGACCACAAATACGCGGGCCAATCGGGCGCGGTGGCCAGCAAAATCACGGAAGAACCGAAATAAATCAACATAATACGCAATGCAAGTTGTGCAAGGTCGCACCTTGCAAGCTTGCAAGGTGCGACCTTGCACAACTTTATGCCATCAACTAAAGACTTAAAAGTTAAATTTTTGGGCATTACTCCAGTCTTCGAGGATGAGACCGGGGTTTTGACGCCCCAGCAGATAGTGGCGCTTTCCGGGCTTTTGACTTACAGCGGCAAATCGATCGATACGATTTTGAAGGAAACGCAGGCCGGCGGCAAGGATTTAGATAAAAAGATCGCGGCGGTTTTGCGGGCATCGTCGCTGAAAGGCCATGCGTCAATGGCGACCACGCCGGTGTTTTCGTTTTCTTACGAAGCCAGCAAATTCATTGATTCGGGGCTGACCGGAATGATTTTTGCTTCGGCCATCATGGCTTCGGGCCGCCGCACCGACACGACCAATGACGATATTGTTTATCCCGCGGCGATTCAAAAAATGGGCGAAGCCGCGGAGTTATACAAAAACGCTTCGGAAAAAAATATCGAAGTTTTGAACCATTTGCTCGCCAACGGCGTGAGCAAGGACGAAGCCAGCAAGATTCTGCAATACGGAATTTACGGCACCGGCATTATTCAGTTTCCGATTGAGTCTTTGGTAACGCTGAAAAGAGAATACGAAGCCGAAAAGGAATGGATGCCCGAAGACATCGGATTTTTGATCAACGCGGTCGAGAAGAAACTCAAGGATTATGGCGTTGATTTGCTTTACGCCACGCGCGTCGCCGCGCCGAGGAACACCTATCCTTACCCGAATATCTTTAAGGATCCGGCGCCAACCAATTTCGCGCGCGAAATTGCCGCGCAAAACGCCGGCGGGGAAAATTTCAAATTGCTCTCGGGCGATTTCGCGGTGACGGATGGATTGAAAAAGAGACTGCAAAAATTGGAAAGCGACATCAAAGCCGCCGCCGGGGACAAAAAGACCATTAAAAACAAATGGATGGAATTGCTGGAAGAACGCCAGCGGATCGCGCGGGATTATCCTTTGTCGGCAAACATCAAAATTTTTTCATCGGTGGCGTGGCGCGTGTGGGGCGATAAAAAACGGCATCGCACGGTGCCGATGGCGGTTGATTCGGTTTATTATTCCGCGCTCAAGGCGGCCCGGGTTTTGACCGGTTTTAAAAACGAGATCGAGAAGAAAAATCTTACGCACGCGATGATTGACAAGATCGACGCGGTGTTCTCGACGCCGCCGGGCGTGCGCGAGGATAACGAATTTTTGTATCAATATCTGCAGGCGGGTCTTAACTCGCTGGAGGTTTACGAAAAACTTGTTGGTTTGGGGATAAAGGAAAAAGACGCGATATTCGTGGTGCCGCGGGGATTGAAATTCGATGTGGTTTCGGATTATAATCTTTATAATCTGATCGCCGGTTATTATCCGTTGAGAATTTGTTCCACCGCCGAGGAAGAATTGCGCCGGGTGAGCATCAAGGAGGTTGTTGCCATAAAAAGTTTGTTGCAGCAAAAAGGTTTTGATTGGCTGGCTTGGCACATAACTCCCAAGTGCCAGTGCGCGGGTTTTTGTTTGGAGCAAAATTGCTGCGGCACGATCAAGAGTCTGGTCAAGGATTACGATAACGATTTTCATAAGGAGATTCATACCGATCTGGAAGCTAAATTCAGACAGGTGTTTAACGATATTAACGGATTATGATATTAGGCATCAGCGAGTTGATCAAACTGGTTTCAGAGAAGAATCTTGTCGAGAATCTGTGCGAACGGGAGCTAAAGACTCCCGAGGGCGCGGGTTTTGATTTGCGGCTGGGCGAGGTTTATGAATTGCGCGGCAATGGTTTTCTCGGGATCGAAGACCGCAAAACCCCGGATATCGAATCGCGCGCGAAATATAGCGAAAACCGCCGGTCAAGTTTTGTTTTCAAACCCGGGGAATATTATTTGATCAAGACGATTGAAAAAGTGAACACGCCCGAAGATATTTTGATCTTGTTTCGGCCGCGGACAACGATTTTTCGGTCGGGGCTGATGATTTTCACCGGCAACGCCAGTCCGGGATATCGCGGCGAGCTGACTTTTGGCATGGTCAATCTTGGGCGGGGAGAAATTGAAATCGAGATGGGCGCGCGCGTTGTTCACGCGATGTTTCACCGCATTGAAGGCCGGGCGAATCTTTATAAGGGCCAGTGGCAGGGAGGCAGAGTGGCAACGGGCGGTAAAGAAACCCAAATATGATCAAGAATCCGTTTCCGGGGAAATTCATCGTGATTGAGGGATTGGATGGGTCGGGCAAAGCGACTCAAGCGGCGGCATTGGCTGATTTTTTTCGGAGAGAAACGGGCGCCGCGTTGGCTTGCGAACCAAGCGCGTCTTTGATCGGAGATTTGATCCGGGCGCGCTTGGCCGGGGATTGGCAAGCGAGTCCCGAATGCTTGCAACTGTTGTTTGCTTCCGACCGGGCAAATCATTTGCGTCAAGAGATAATTCCCAAGCTGGCGGCGGGCGTCCCTGTTATTTGCGATCGCTACGCTTTTTCGTCTTTCGCTTATGGCGCGCTGGAGTGCGATCTTGATTGGCTGATCGATGTTGGCAGGAATTTCATTATGCCGGATATGGCGATATTTATTGATGTGCCGGTTGGCGTTTGCATAAAACGCCTGGCCGCGGAAAGAAAAACGGACGATATTTTTGAAAAATCCGAAATTCTCGAAAAAGTCCGCGAGAACTACGAAACGGTGATGGATATTTTTAAAAATGAAACAAAAATTGAAAAGATTGACGGCAATCGTTCCCAAGAAGGTGTTTTTGAGGATGCCAAAGCCGCGATCAATGAGATTTTAAAATAATTTTTGCAATCATATGCCGTCAAAAACAAAAAAACCGCAAAAAAAAGTTTCGTTGGCAAGCCGGGTTGATCAAACCAACATTGATCCCAAGGCCGGCTTGATCGATATCAAAAAAACCTGCGCCGAAGTGAAGAAATACGGTTTGCGCGGGATTTGCGTCAATCCCCAGTGGGTCGCCGCGGCCAAAGATGAATTGCGGGATTTTCCCGCCAAAGTGATTTGTTTGGTGGACGCGCCGATCGGCGACAGCAGTCATGAGGAAAGGATGCAGATTTGTTTGACCGCCAAAAACAACGGCGCCGACGAACTGGATGTGGTGGCGTCGTTGCCGGATATCAAGCACGAGCGCTGGGAAGAGGTTTATAAAGATTTGGCGGCGATTTGCGAAATTCTGCCGACCAAAGTGATCATCGGTTCGGGTTATCTGACCGACAAAGAGATTGCCATGGTGTCGCGTTTGGTTAAGCAGGCCGGCGCGATTTGCGTGAAGACCGCCACTTCAAAAGACCCTCTGGAAGAGCGCGAACTCAAGGAAAAAGCATGGCATCTGGAAATTATGAAAAAAAACGCTCCGGGCTTGCTAATTAAAGCGTCCGGTAATATAAAGAATGCAAAGGAGGCGAAAGCCTATGTCCGCGCCGGAGCCGATATTATCGGCACATCAAGCGGACCGAAGATCGCGAAAGGCGAATGATGCGCCAATGTAAAATTGAAAAATCAAAATGGAAAATGACAATGCAAAATTAAGAAATGTCAGAATGCGACATTTTAACATTTTAAACTGTTATTTTGATTTTTGATATTTACATTTTAAATTATGGAGTATATACCTACAATCGGACTGGAAATTCATTGCGAAC is a window of Candidatus Nealsonbacteria bacterium DGGOD1a DNA encoding:
- a CDS encoding IS30 family transposase, translated to MKKQIRKKRKKKRHFRHLKQTDRDRIEALLNAGHKQEEVAKILDFDASAISREMKRKRKNGKYSALTAQLKARAKRLNSKHPGMKVEQYPELREQIIKGLKDHRSPDEIAGRMKREKQNPRVGANAIYKWLYSAWGQAYCPLLCTKRYHPRKQKKKTKREMIPNRISIKKRPKRGIHAEGDLFVSPTKTGSQNSGAIICVPASKLLAGTMIESKKPAVMRLAVKSMLLDLSIDDLTXDNGIENKEHEQFGLPAYFCDPHSPWQKPHVXNGIGLVRRWFIPKKTDLKNISEERFQDCLHILNGKYRKSLGYRSAYEVSLKCGIIQKIPR
- the dcd gene encoding dCTP deaminase; protein product: MILSDTDIRKYMAEGKIKIDPAPVFEDQLGPCSLDLSLGNRFKMFRPSNYAFIDVKNNYNGELMEEVIVGDGMPFIIQPREFVIAVTKETITLSPDLMGRLDGRSSLGRLGLVVHSTAARFDPGWTGKAVMEFGNLGIRPIILYAGMRICAMTFETLSSPSGIPYLKQKDHKYAGQSGAVASKITEEPK
- a CDS encoding FAD-dependent thymidylate synthase is translated as MPSTKDLKVKFLGITPVFEDETGVLTPQQIVALSGLLTYSGKSIDTILKETQAGGKDLDKKIAAVLRASSLKGHASMATTPVFSFSYEASKFIDSGLTGMIFASAIMASGRRTDTTNDDIVYPAAIQKMGEAAELYKNASEKNIEVLNHLLANGVSKDEASKILQYGIYGTGIIQFPIESLVTLKREYEAEKEWMPEDIGFLINAVEKKLKDYGVDLLYATRVAAPRNTYPYPNIFKDPAPTNFAREIAAQNAGGENFKLLSGDFAVTDGLKKRLQKLESDIKAAAGDKKTIKNKWMELLEERQRIARDYPLSANIKIFSSVAWRVWGDKKRHRTVPMAVDSVYYSALKAARVLTGFKNEIEKKNLTHAMIDKIDAVFSTPPGVREDNEFLYQYLQAGLNSLEVYEKLVGLGIKEKDAIFVVPRGLKFDVVSDYNLYNLIAGYYPLRICSTAEEELRRVSIKEVVAIKSLLQQKGFDWLAWHITPKCQCAGFCLEQNCCGTIKSLVKDYDNDFHKEIHTDLEAKFRQVFNDINGL
- the tmk gene encoding dTMP kinase, with translation MIKNPFPGKFIVIEGLDGSGKATQAAALADFFRRETGAALACEPSASLIGDLIRARLAGDWQASPECLQLLFASDRANHLRQEIIPKLAAGVPVICDRYAFSSFAYGALECDLDWLIDVGRNFIMPDMAIFIDVPVGVCIKRLAAERKTDDIFEKSEILEKVRENYETVMDIFKNETKIEKIDGNRSQEGVFEDAKAAINEILK
- the deoC gene encoding deoxyribose-phosphate aldolase, producing the protein MPSKTKKPQKKVSLASRVDQTNIDPKAGLIDIKKTCAEVKKYGLRGICVNPQWVAAAKDELRDFPAKVICLVDAPIGDSSHEERMQICLTAKNNGADELDVVASLPDIKHERWEEVYKDLAAICEILPTKVIIGSGYLTDKEIAMVSRLVKQAGAICVKTATSKDPLEERELKEKAWHLEIMKKNAPGLLIKASGNIKNAKEAKAYVRAGADIIGTSSGPKIAKGE